Proteins from a genomic interval of Rhinoraja longicauda isolate Sanriku21f unplaced genomic scaffold, sRhiLon1.1 Scf000581, whole genome shotgun sequence:
- the LOC144591110 gene encoding uncharacterized protein LOC144591110: MGAQFSKNAANRETVAEKAVEAAAGSPTKTNGQENGHVKVNGDPSPAAAAAASSASEEPVEKEEVQANGATPAEETKPKPQEEGGEAAATAAAGGSSTATSTSTPATKPQEGSGEAAAAAAVPETTAVDGEASGKAEEGASTATATAGAAAAASPTNSETPKKKKKRFSFKKSFKLSGFSFKKTKKETGESGEGEAATAAAAASTDAAPAASAEGEKEQGAAADAGNAEESKPAPEGDAAAASTTAASSTPAAPAEAKKDSTASPEAQPEEKAAERPDVQEAKAPEEPKVSEEKPTAEATSSNPAPSAEASTAVQEAAPAAAPAAVAAPEPAVPEEAPSESSPAPATESVEQNQ; the protein is encoded by the exons ATGGGAGCCCAATTCTCCAAGAACGCTGCAAATCGCGAAACTGTTGCTGAAAAAGCTGTGGAAGCTGCCGCCGGATCGCCTACTAAAACCAACGGACAG GAGAACGGCCATGTGAAGGTGAACGGAGACCCCTCCCCTGCGGCAGCCGCCGCTGCCTCCTCCGCCTCCGAGGAGCCCGTGGAGAaggaggaggtgcaagcgaacGGAGCGACCCCGGCCGAGGAGACCAAGCCCAAGCcccaggaggaagggggagaggcggCAGCAACAGCGGCCGCCGGCGGGAGCAGCACAGCCACCTCCACCAGCACCCCGGCCACCAAACCCCAGGAGGGCAGCGGGGaggcggcagcggcggcggcaGTGCCGGAGACCACCGCGGTAGATGGAGAGGCTTCGGGCAAAGCCGAGGAAGGGGCTAGCACAGCCACAGCAACAGCAGGAGCGGCGGCCGCCGCCAGCCCCACCAACAGCGAGACccccaagaagaagaagaagcgctTCTCTTTCAAGAAGTCCTTCAAGCTGAGCGGCTTCTCGTTTAAGAAAACCAAGAAGGAGACGGGGGAGAGCGGCGAAGGTGAAGCTGCCACTGCCGCAGCCGCTGCCTCCACTGACGCCGCCCCGGCCGCCTCTGCAGAAGGTGAGAAGGAGCAAGGGGCGGCCGCCGATGCGGGCAACGCTGAGGAGAGCAAGCCCGCCCCTGAGGGCGATGCCGCTGCAGCCTCCACCACCGCCGCCTCCTCCACTCCCGCTGCTCCAGCGGAGGCCAAGAAAGATAGCACTGCCTCGCCAGAGGCTCAGCCAGAGGAGAAGGCTGCCGAAAGGCCGGACGTACAGGAAGCCAAAGCTCCGGAGGAGCCCAAGGTCAGCGAAGAGAAACCCACGGCAGAGGCAACCTCGTCCAACCCAGCCCCTAGTGCTGAAGCATCTACAGCCGTGCAGGAagcagcaccagcagcagcaccagcagctGTCGCAGCCCCAGAGCCAGCTGTGCCAGAGGAGGCACCATCCGAGTCTAGTCCAGCACCAGCCACCGAGTCGGTAGAGCAAAACCAATAA